In one Eschrichtius robustus isolate mEscRob2 chromosome 15, mEscRob2.pri, whole genome shotgun sequence genomic region, the following are encoded:
- the YPEL5 gene encoding protein yippee-like 5, producing MGRIFLDHIGGTRLFSCANCDTILTNRSELISTRFTGATGRAFLFNKVVNLQYSEVQDRVMLTGRHMVRDVSCKNCNSKLGWIYEFATEDSQRYKEGRVILERALVRESEGFEEHVPSDNS from the exons ATGGGCAGGATTTTCCTTGATCATATTGGTGGTACCCGTCTGTTTTCCTGTGCAAACTGCGATACGATCCTGACCAACCGCTCAGAACTCATCTCCACTCGATTCACAGGCGCCACTGGCAGAGCATTTCTTTTTAACAAG GTAGTTAACCTGCAGTACAGTGAAGTTCAAGACCGGGTCATGCTCACTGGCCGCCACATGGTTCGAGATGTGAGCTGCAAAAACTGCAATAGCAAACTGGGATGGATCTATGAGTTTGCCACTGAAGACAGCCAGCGTTATAAGGAAGGCCGTGTGATCCTAGAACGTGCGCTAGTTCGAGAAAGTGAGGGCTTTGAGGAGCATGTACCATCTGATAACTcttga